Part of the Sediminispirochaeta bajacaliforniensis DSM 16054 genome, TACATCATGAGAAGCGATGTCGCATTGTTCTCTTTTAGCAAAGCACCTATCTCTTTTTCCGCACCTTTCCCAAATACAATCTTTGCAGGATTGTAATAATGAAAATTGACCATTTCTAACTCCTACTACTAGTTTCTTGGTTCGTAACACACATTGATTTCGTTGTTTTTGCAGAATATGTCCCATTCATCAGAGATTTTGCAGTCGGTAACGATTGTGTCGATTTTTGATACATCAGAGATTACGAAATCTGAATGACTGTTGAATTTGGTATGATCGACAACTAAAAAATTTTCTCTTGAATGCTCGAGCATTGATCGCCGAATCGCAGCCGCTTCCTGGCTGTTATCGGTCAGGCCAAATTCAAGTTCTACCGATGGACAGCTGATGAAAGCTTTGTTTGCCGTATAGTTGCTTACATCGGAAAGGGTCTGAATCCCTTGAAAGGCCCGGTTGTTTGCATTCCAGAAACCACCAAGACAAATAAGATGTTCGTCTGCATCCATATGATAGCTATTTATGATATCGATGGAGTTTGTGATGATGGTTATATGTCGCCTAACCTGGATAAGAACCTCTGCAATCCGACGACACGTGGAACTTGCATCGAGGAAAATGGTATCACCATCTTTGATAAAGTCCAGTACACAATGAGCCATTCGAGTTTTTTCTTCATTAAAGAAGGTATTACGAAGGGAGACTGGTACGCTCTTATCATATTCATTAGGAATATACGCTCCGCCGTAAATTTTTTTAGCAAAACCTTGCTTTTCCAGTTCAAGCAGGTCGCGTCGGATTGTTTCGGAACTGCAATCCAATTGCTGACTTATGTCTGAAATTAAAATACTTCCATCTTTTTTAAGGATCTGCTTAATCAATTCCTGTCTGTCGATTTTTAACAATGTATTACCCACCTAAACAATATATTCTTTTCCCTTGGCACTACGAGCATATAGTCAAAGAGCACAAAATGCAACATTAAAATTTTCATTACTTCCACAACACTCCAAATAAATATCCACATAAAATGTGGAATTTTTTGCTTTTCAGAGGAATAGAGTAGTATTAGGCAAAAGATGACGTATAACAATATCGCTATATTATTTTGCTTAAGACTATAAATATAGTTATATAAATGATTAATATGTAAATTTTATAGGAAAAAATTTATGTATATAGTAAAAATATTAGATAAAAAATGATCTTACACTATACGAATTCGTACGCAAAAAGAACGTTGAAAATTTATGAAAATAAATTTTGACTTGTGTGGTATTGTGTTGTAAGATGTTGAATCGTTTAAGGAGCTCCACAAAATAATTAGTCACGATCGCCGTGTGTGTTTCGTTGATAGGTTACACACAACTACAACTTTGAATGGATGTAAAGGAGATTTTGTATGCTTAAAGAAGACGCCGGGAAAGACAAAGGTGGTTTTATCGGATTACTTCCCCTCATTATTTTTTTGGTGCTGTATGTGACTGTGGGGATTGGAAGTGGGAGTTTTGATAATATTCCATTGGCAATTGGTATTTCCATCGCATGTATTGTTGCATTTGTCCTGCCCAAGAAAGGGGATAAAGAAACTACGTTTGGTGATAAAGTCACGATATTCTGCAAAGGTGGTGGAGAGAATACCCTCATTTTGATGGTAATCATCTATCTGCTTGCAGGTGCCTTCTATGGTGTAGCAAACAGCATGCATGCCGTTGACTCAATGGTAAACTTTGGTTTGTCGATCCTCCCTGGGCGGATGATCCTGCCCGGCCTGTTCCTTATTGCCTGTCTGGTAAGTTTTTCCATGGGAACTTCCATGGGTACGGTTTCTGCATTGATCCCCATCGGTATTGCCCTCTCTTCCAGGATCGGAGTGAATGTAGCACTTGTCTGCGGACTTATCGTCGGCGGTGCAATGTTTGGTGATAATCTTTCCTTCATTTCCGATACGACCATTGCTGCAACCAGAATGCTGGAAGTTGAGATGAAAGATAAGTTTAAGGCAAATATTCTGATGGTATTGCCTGCGGTCATCATAAATGTACTGGTTTTAGCCTTTGTCAAAATCGATGCGCCTGCGGCTGGAACCGTATATGCATATAGTTTCGTCAATATTATTCCCTATATTCTCATTATTGTGCTCTCCCTTATGGGGATGAATGTCATGCAGGTGATGTTAGTCGGTATTCTTGGTGGTGTTGTAATTGGCCTTTTTCACGGCGATTTCACCTTACTGGAATCACTGAAGGTCGTGCATACTGGTATGACGTGGATGGAAGATATGGCTTTGATTGCCGTATTGGTAGGTGGGTTGGTTGCCTTGATGAAATACCTTGGTGGTATTGATTGGCTGTTGCATGCTCTTACCAGAAAGACCAAGACAAGACGAGGTGGCGAGCTGGCTATTGCCTCGTTGGTAAGCCTGTTGGACATTGCCACTACAAATAATACCATCTCCATCATTTCAGCTGGTCCGATTGCTCGCGATATTTCTGATGAGATGGGAATCGACCGGCGTCGTGCAGCGAGTATCCTTGACCTTTTCTCATCGGCATTTAACGGTCTCTCGCCATATGCCGGTCAGTTGTTGGTTGCAGGAGCAATGGCGAAAATTTCACCGGTTACGATTATCCCGTACGTATGGTATTGCCTGATGATGATCGTCTTTGGGCTCGTTTTTATTGGTCTCGGTTGGCCAAATAAGTTTACTGAGAAAAGCCTTATTGGTAATAAATAAAAAATGAACAAAGATTATTCAAAACATTTTTTAATGAAGGCAGAGGATGTGATGGCTTGTACCATTGAGCTGGTTCATTATTTTGAACCAGGTACAAGACTTAGCTGTCGTGAAATTGGTGATGGAAATATCAATTATGTATTTGTTGTCACCGATGAGGATACGGGACGATCTATAGTTGTGAAGCAAGCAGATAAATTTGTTCGTTCTTCAGGAAGGCCCCTGAACTTGAATCATAACAAGATTGAAGCCGATGTATTAACCATTGAGGGAGCCTGTGCTCCCTCAATGGTTCCAAAAATCTACTATTATGATGAAGTGATGTGTGCATTATATATGGAAGATATTTCTGCATATAAGAACCTCAGGAAAGAGATGTTGAAAGGGAAGGTTTTTCCTAAGCTTGCTGAGGATATTTCCACGTTCATGGCCGATACCTTGCTTCCATCCACTGACTTGGTCCTCGATCGTGCAACAAAGAAGGAACGCGTTAAAAAATTCACAAATGCTGAGCTTTGTGATATCACTGAAGATCTGGTTCTTACCGAACCGTATTACGATTACAAAAAGCGAAATATCATTACTGCCGGAAATGAGGGATTTGTTGAAAAACATCTCTACCAAAATGGGGACTTGAAAGCCGAAGTCGGTATCCTTCGAGATGAATTTATGAATCATGCGCAGGCTTTGGTCCATGGTGATTTACATTCTGGTTCTATCTTCGTTAATGAAGAGGGCCTGAAAGTGATAGACCCTGAATTCGCATACTACGGGCCTATTGGATATGACATCGGTAA contains:
- the mtnK gene encoding S-methyl-5-thioribose kinase gives rise to the protein MNKDYSKHFLMKAEDVMACTIELVHYFEPGTRLSCREIGDGNINYVFVVTDEDTGRSIVVKQADKFVRSSGRPLNLNHNKIEADVLTIEGACAPSMVPKIYYYDEVMCALYMEDISAYKNLRKEMLKGKVFPKLAEDISTFMADTLLPSTDLVLDRATKKERVKKFTNAELCDITEDLVLTEPYYDYKKRNIITAGNEGFVEKHLYQNGDLKAEVGILRDEFMNHAQALVHGDLHSGSIFVNEEGLKVIDPEFAYYGPIGYDIGNVIGNMFFAWAHKAYVHPENTEFIQWAKTAITEIVALTKAKLEKKFDEIVSFPLYNAKFKEHYLANIWSDSFGYAGTEMIRRVVGDAKVQELNDVTDPVSKIPMERALIATGIQLIMKRAALATGAELVEIFEDVMATY
- a CDS encoding DeoR/GlpR family DNA-binding transcription regulator — its product is MGNTLLKIDRQELIKQILKKDGSILISDISQQLDCSSETIRRDLLELEKQGFAKKIYGGAYIPNEYDKSVPVSLRNTFFNEEKTRMAHCVLDFIKDGDTIFLDASSTCRRIAEVLIQVRRHITIITNSIDIINSYHMDADEHLICLGGFWNANNRAFQGIQTLSDVSNYTANKAFISCPSVELEFGLTDNSQEAAAIRRSMLEHSRENFLVVDHTKFNSHSDFVISDVSKIDTIVTDCKISDEWDIFCKNNEINVCYEPRN
- a CDS encoding Na+/H+ antiporter NhaC family protein — its product is MLKEDAGKDKGGFIGLLPLIIFLVLYVTVGIGSGSFDNIPLAIGISIACIVAFVLPKKGDKETTFGDKVTIFCKGGGENTLILMVIIYLLAGAFYGVANSMHAVDSMVNFGLSILPGRMILPGLFLIACLVSFSMGTSMGTVSALIPIGIALSSRIGVNVALVCGLIVGGAMFGDNLSFISDTTIAATRMLEVEMKDKFKANILMVLPAVIINVLVLAFVKIDAPAAGTVYAYSFVNIIPYILIIVLSLMGMNVMQVMLVGILGGVVIGLFHGDFTLLESLKVVHTGMTWMEDMALIAVLVGGLVALMKYLGGIDWLLHALTRKTKTRRGGELAIASLVSLLDIATTNNTISIISAGPIARDISDEMGIDRRRAASILDLFSSAFNGLSPYAGQLLVAGAMAKISPVTIIPYVWYCLMMIVFGLVFIGLGWPNKFTEKSLIGNK